In Solanum lycopersicum chromosome 3, SLM_r2.1, the genomic stretch gaactttgactaacactttaatatgtattattttaatccTATTGATAggtaaaaaaatgcaatttataatactttttatataatttttaaatatctaaatattttgtttaaaatatcaaattaatgtcatctaagttaattttaaaaattaattcaattaactttcaaaaaGCTTAGTATGACAGATAAAAGTGGATAGAGAAGTATTATATAACAGGACAAGAAAAGGAATTTAAGGTTCTAATGACAACCAATTCTCAAAAGAACTAGGCGTGCACGGAAATTTTTTTCTAGCAAATTACGTATATTAGATGGGACAGACGTTTACATATCTTCTTACAAATGGATAAGTCTTAAAACTTAAAGATATCAAAATACTCAATACTTAATTAATAGCtcattatcattttaatttaataagtcAAAGACGGGAACCCACTCATCTATGATCATGTCAAACGTATGAGGTggataataatcatcatcaatcaATAAGTTTGGTCATACAACTAGGGCATAATATATTAACGTATATTTGATCCTAACTAACATATACATgttgtttaattttaaatatgtatctgtttaaatatctatatatataattgagaacaaattaaaaaatataactaatgCCAAGTTGATGGCTGCCCGTACTGCTGCAAGGGCCCAGGGTAGCTGCTCATGTCTTTTTGGATACGTTATGATGAAAATACTTTAGCATCTGCTACTTTCATTATCCAGAATTAAAAGAATGGCTACaaattgcacaccttttttctTATCTTTCTATTTAAACTTTGATGGCTCATGGGCACTTCCAAGAACTACGTCTAAGCATTAAAATATCCACAAAACAACAAAACGCCGTACCAAAATAAAACAGAACTTTGACATTCACATGATGGTCACGCATCTCTATGCTCAAATCATACTGTTGTTccctttcatttttaatttgtttatttaatttttaatttgatattaaaatttatgaatttttttgatagatatgattttacattaaagataatgaaatgttccaaaatatttttaatcttgGAGTGTGGGAAGTTGgaacaaatgaaaaaagaaaagcaaaataaataaattgaaagggAAGGAATAATTTATTTCACCTTCAATCATTGTTGAGCCACAATCAGTTGCAGTTTGTGCCACATATATAGTCTTCCGTATCTCCATGTAGAAAGAGCATTTAGGACGTCTGACGATATGTGGAGCAACCTTCCTTTTGAACTCCTAGCCAATATTTTCTCTCATCTTTCTCCTGATTCATTAGCCAGGGCTAAATCTGCCTGCAAGAGTTGGCACACATGTGCTGACAATTCACCTTCATGGGCAACGCTACCATGGCGGCAATATCCGCCGTGGTTTCTAGCATTGCCCACACGCAACCATGGGCGTTTTATTTGTGCTCACAACCCAATTAATGATTCTTGGCATCTATTGCCTCTTGACTTCATTCCCAACCCAATTCGCCCAATTGCTGCAGTTAATGGCCTAATACTACTGAGAGAAACCACAACTACTGCTCTTCAATTAGCCATATGCAACCCTTTCACTCGCCAATTCAGGCACCTCCCAAAGCTAAATGTCACAAGAACTAATCCAGCTGTTGGGGTAATATCACTGGATTCAGCAAACTTCCAGGTCTATGTTGCCGGAGGAATGTCAGTGGCAAGCAGCACCGGAGGAGGTGCTTCATACGAGCCCAGCTTAGAAGTGTACGATTCTGTTAACGAAAACTGGAAAACAGTTGGATCAATGCCGATGGAATTTGCAGTAAGGCTAACAGTTTGGACCCCAAACGAGAGTGTTTACTGCAACGGCGTCCTATATTGGATCACCTCAGCCAGGGCCTATACTGTAATGGGATTCGAAATTAGGAACAAAAATTGGAGAGAATTAGGCGTGCCGATGGCTGACAGGCTTCAATTTGCAGCACTGGTAGAAAGAAATGGGAAATTATGTCTTGTTGGTGGAAGTGGTGATGCAGGGGCATGTATATGGCAGCTTGAAGAATCAAATAATTGGAGAATGATTGAGAAGGTGCCACAAGAATTATGGGCAAGATTGTTTGGAGGTAAAGGAAGATGGGGTAGTATTAACACAAGATGTGTGTGCATTGGTGGGGCAATGTGCTTGTACAGAGATCTTGGATCAGGAATGTTGGTATGTGcagaaaatggtacaaaatggGAATGGCATTGGATTGAAGGGTGTGGTACAATAAAAGGGGTGAAATTGCAGAATTTCCCCATTAAAGGACTCTTGCTACATCCCTATCTTGCATCTTCCAGTTTCAGCCTGAATAAATGAGCTCCAAATTCTCCTCTTTTCCAGTTCCACTAAACATATATACTACAACAACGACAACGGAATTATATGAAGAGAATAAATTATACCCAGACCTTATCGTTACCTTATTATAATGGAGAGGTTTTTTATGGCAATGTCAAAAGAAAATACTGACTTCCACTAGTGTTTTTATAacattaatttgttattttggcGTAAATATAAAAAGTTACTCCAATATATACTAAACAAAATGTAATTTTCCTAAATCATTTCTTGCATTTGATGAttggatattttattaattatatcttttactaaaaataaaatatttaatatcttcgatctttttgttctttctagaATAACCaaagatgtaaaaaaaaatagatgtcTTGTTGCGggcaaagaaaaagaaagataaggTAGGCCAAAAGTAGTTACTatagatatttatttatgtaaagcaaaagaaattgaacaaCCTGGGCATTAATTACGTTTTATTcgaaaaaatt encodes the following:
- the LOC101244758 gene encoding F-box protein At5g49610 yields the protein MWSNLPFELLANIFSHLSPDSLARAKSACKSWHTCADNSPSWATLPWRQYPPWFLALPTRNHGRFICAHNPINDSWHLLPLDFIPNPIRPIAAVNGLILLRETTTTALQLAICNPFTRQFRHLPKLNVTRTNPAVGVISLDSANFQVYVAGGMSVASSTGGGASYEPSLEVYDSVNENWKTVGSMPMEFAVRLTVWTPNESVYCNGVLYWITSARAYTVMGFEIRNKNWRELGVPMADRLQFAALVERNGKLCLVGGSGDAGACIWQLEESNNWRMIEKVPQELWARLFGGKGRWGSINTRCVCIGGAMCLYRDLGSGMLVCAENGTKWEWHWIEGCGTIKGVKLQNFPIKGLLLHPYLASSSFSLNK